The nucleotide window AGCGGGAGGCCCGGCGGTTCGACTCCCGGTACGCGTCGGTGTCACCCCACCGCTGCTCCGCCTCGGCCTCGTGCGCCTCCGGGCTGAAGTCACCGAAGACCTCGAACCGTTCCTCCGGCGTGAGTTGGATGTTCATCTTGCTCGCCTCCATCGCGAACTCGATCGCCGTGACCATCTCCTGCAACCGCCTGAGCCGTGCCGTCAGCAGTTCGTGCTGTCGGCGCAGGTGCGCGGCCGGATCGGCCGCCGGGTCGTCGATGATCGCGGTGATCTCCTCAAGCGGGAAACCAAGCTCCCGGTAGTACAGGACGAGTTGCAGCCGTTGCAGGTCCGCGTCGTCGTAGCGGCGGTAACCGGCCGAGGTGCGCCCGCTGGGCGAGAGCAACCCGATCTCGTCGTAGTGGTGCAGCGTCCGCACCGTCACGCCGGCAACCTTCGCCACCTGACCCACCGTGTACGCCATGGTCCCCCTCCCTTCCGGGAACCAGGCTCCTGCCTGCCGTTACGTGAGAGTCAACTCCGATTCTGGCCCACCATGGCGGGGGCGTCCGGCCGCCCGTACAGATAGCCCTGGCCGCGTGGGCAGCCGATCGCGGTGACCGCCTCGTGCTGGCGTTCGGTCTCCACCCCCTCGGCCACCACCGCCAGGTCGAACGCGCCGGCCAGGCGGGTGACCATCTCCACCGTCGCGTACGCCCGGTCGTCGGTGCCCAGCCGGGCCACGAACGACCTGTCGATCTTCAGCTCGGTGGCCGGGATGCGATGCAGGTAGCTCAGCGACGAGTAGCCGGTGCCGAAGTCGTCGATGGCGATCTTGATGCCCAGCTCCCGGAGTTGGTGCAGCCGCTCCAGCACCGCCTCGGTGCCCTCGATCAGCGCCGACTCGGTCAACTCCAGCGTCAACGCCCGCGGTGCCAGCCCGGCGGCGCTGGTGGCCGCGGTGACAGTGGCGATCAGATCCGGCCGACGCAGGTGCGCGGCGGCGATGTTCACAGCGACTGTCGCCTCCGGCGCCCGGCCCCGCCAGGTCGCGGCGGCCCGGCACGCCTCGTGGATCACCCAGCGGTCGATCGGCAGGATCAGCCCGGTCTCCTCGGCCAGCGGCAGGAACTTCGACGGCGGCAACATCCCCAGCCGGGGGTGCCGCCAGCGCACCAACGCCTCGGCGCTGCGCACCGCACCGGTGGCCAGGTCGACGATGGGTTGGAACTCCAGGTGCAGCTGGTCCTCGTCGACAGCCCGGCGCAGGTCGGCGATCAGCTCGGCGCGGGAGACGGCCGACTCGCGCAACACCGGCGTACACGTCCGGTACGCGGACTTCCCGGCCGCCTTGGCCGCGTACATCGCGATGTCGGCGTCGCGCAGCAGGTCGCTGTGCGAGGCGTGCTGCGGGCCGTACTCGGCGATACCGATGCTCGCCGACGGGTGCACCCCGACGTCCTCCTCGTCGTCGGAGGGCCGCAACGCGTCCAGCAGCCGCTCGGCGAGCCGCTCGGGTGACACCGGCCGCTCACCGTCGACAAGCACCGCGAACTCGTCACCGCCGAGCCGGGCGATGGTGCCGTCACCGTCGACGGCAGCGTGCATCCGTGCCGCGAGCCCGGTCAGCAGGGTGTCGCCGGTGGCGTGCCCGAACCGGTCGTTGACCTGCTTGAACCCGTCCAGGTCGAGCAGCAGCACGGCCACCGGTCGCCCGTCGCGCAGGGCCACGCGCAGCCGCCGGTTGAACAACAGCCGGTTGGGCAGCCCGGTGAGCTGGTCGCCGTACGCGAGCCGACGCAACCGGACCACCAACCGGAGGTTCTCGTTGGCGGCCAACCCCTGACGGACGGCGAGGGCCGCCAGCAACACCATCATGGTCACGAACACCAGCTGCGGGGTCTGCCCGGTGGGCCGACGCGCCAACACCACAGCGATGATCGCCCCACCCACCGGCAGGTACGGCAACGCCACCCGCCACCACGGCGGCAGCGGCGACTCGGCGGTGTCGTCGGTGGCGTCACAGTCCGGTGGCGGCGGATTCCGGGTGGCCAGCCCGATCAGCAGGTAACTCAACGGCCAACACAGGTCGATCGGGTGACCGGCGGCGTAGTCGGCGCGGGCGACAAGCGACACGTAGACGACGTCGGCGACGACCCGCAGGGTGAGGCTCGCCGCGAGGATGCTCATCGGCCGCCACATCGGCCGGGCCGGGCCGGACACCGCGACCAGGATGGTGAGCTGCATCAGGTCGAACATCGGGAAGAGCAGCCCCAGCGTGCGCGCCGGATCGGCCAGCTCGGCGGCGGCGACCCCACGGAAGACCAGCACCCAACCGATCGGCACCAGGGCCAGGGCGACGATCACACCGTCCAGCAACGTACGGGCCCGACCGACCGCGGTCCGTGGTGCGGACGGCGAACTGAGCAGCGCGGCCGTGCCGGTGAGAATGCCGGCGGTGAAGACCACCCCGACCACCGGCGTGTGCGGCAGGTCACCGCCGACGAGCCGTTGCGCCGTCCAGATCGCCCGGCCGATCGCGGCGAGCGCCATGGTGAGGGCGAGCAGCGTCCAGAATCGGCGCAGCGGCGCCGGATGCCGGCGGGCCACCCCTACACACGCGAGCGTCGCCCAGCCGGCGACAAGCATCGCGCCGATGTCACTGACCAGCGCGGCGCCCGGCAACCCGGCGACCAGCCAGCAGGCCTCCAGCAGGATGACCGCAGCCGCGACGAACGCGCCGACGGGGTTCAGCGCCCCCGCAGCCTGCTTTCCGTCCTGTCGGGACACGGTCGCTCCGGCCCTTTCGTCGTGCGTGCACCCTCGGCAGGACCGGTCCACGGCAAACCCCGAAAGCCTAACCAGCGCTCAGAAACGCCACCAGAGCCGAACGTGCACGCCGTCCCCGCCCCCGGGTCAACGGCCGGCCGATCGGTTCCAGGGTGAACGGGGCAGTGCGGTGCCGGCCAACGGACGGCGTGCGCGGCGGCGTCTGCGCCGGCCAGGGGTGCAGGGCGGGCGGGCAACTGTGTGCACTGCCACGTCGACCGGAGGCGTTGGTCGGCCGATCAGCCAGCAGAGGAAACGTTCCATCGTCGGATCAGCCGACCGGGAGACGCTCGGCGTCGGACTTGGAGATTTCGTACTCAGCCGCGCAGAACGTGCACTGCTGGGCGTACCGGGTGCGGATCGGAATGAGGGGGATGAAGAAGAGTGTGAATTTCGTCGAGCGGCGGGTGATCACCTGCGCGGCCTGGTTGCCGCAGTGGCGGCAGACCTGCTGCACGACACCGGACCGGTCGACCTTGGTACGCAGACCAAAGATGAAGAACATCGCCCGCCAGTACCCACTCAACCGCGAAAAGTCACCAGATCCCGCCACCGGATCGCCAACCATCGCCACCGGCCAACCGGAGGGGTATAGCGATTGGTATACAACCGTACGAGCTTTACTTGAAGGAACGTGCACAGCAGGAGGGGGGACACCAGTGAGTGGTCACGTGCGGTGGACAGACATCCGAGCCGAGTACGTGCAGCGTGCTGGTGGCGAGGCGGCTGTCGAAGCGGGTAAGGAAGAGCTGCTTGCGCAGGTCGTCGGGCACCGCCTCGCGGAGGTACGACGCTCTCGCGGCTTCACTCAGCAGCAGATCGCTGAGCGGATGGGCGTGACCAAGGGTCGGGTGTCCCAGATCGAGCAGGGCAGGATCTCCGGTCAGGATGTGGTGGCTCGATACGCTGCTGCTCTCGGAGGCCGGCTCCACCAAGCCATCTACTTCGACGACGGTGACATCGCCGCCATCGCGTAAGGATCCTGACGCGAGATCGAGGCGGGGCGGTCAGCCGCCTCAGTGCCAGGGCCGGCGCTGGTCCAGCTCGCCCGCCAGCCGGCGGAGAAAATCGCGGAACCCCTGTTCGCTGTGCGACGTCTCGATCTCGTCGGTGAGCGGGCCGTCGTACTGCTGCGCCTGGACGATCGCGTCCGCGTACACAGCCGGGCCGTCTCCGAAGTAGCGCCGCTCCACCATGGCCGCAGCCATCTGCTTGGCAGCGGCGTCGTCCAACTGCGCTGTGAACATCACCCCATGCAAGATCTGGTTGGTGACGCCCTTCCAGTCACGGTCGCCCATTCCGCACACCTTTCCGACGGGTCAATTCAACCGGGTACGGCCGTCGAAGCCGAAGAGCGGGATGTCGTTGACGCCGTTACGGCTCAACTCGTCGGTGACCTGCCGCATCTGTTGCGGATCAGGTCGATAGTGCCCGCTGGCAGAGGTCACGTACTGCACTCTACCGTCGACGACCGCGATCTCTCCGGCCGCCGCTACCGGCTGACCGTTGCCCAGGGTCGAGTGGTGGAAGGCACCGACCTCCTGGTAGTTCGAGGCGTAGATGTTGCCACGTTCGTCCATGACGAAGATGGCCCGGCCGCCGTCCTGGGTCCAGTGGGTGGACGCGGCGCGGGTGTCGAAGGGCTGGCCGTCCTTTGCCTGGCGCACGATGCCGTCCGAGTCGACGTACACCCGGTGCGCTTCCCGTTCCGCCTCGCTGAGTCGACGCACCGATTTGGGCCGAAAGGGGTTTCCCGGATGGTCGCCGGCGGTCTCGTACCGGTAGTCGTCCCGCATCGGCCGACCCTGGTAGCGGACCTCCTGCAGCGGTCCCGGCACACCGGGGCGCCCCGGACGTCGATCCGGACCCTTGCGGTTGAACCTGCGCAGCAACGTCTTGGCGCGGCGAAGTAGTCGCGGAATGATGTCGTTGACGACCCGTTGCACGACCTCCTTGATGATTCGACGGATCGCGACCCGGGCCACGCCGATCGCGATCGGGATCTGTGCCAGCGAGCCGCCGAGGGTGGGGGCCGCGGCCGCCAGCGCCATGGCAACCTGGACCACCAGGATCGTGAGCTGGACGATCGTGAGGACCTTCTGGGTCAACGTGATCACGGCCATCACGAGCAGCGCGGCGGCGATGAGCTCCGCGGCCTCGGCACCGTCCTCGATACGGCTGGTCGGGCCCTCCTCGCCGCGCCACATCGCCTCGAAGGCGGCGACGTCCCGCCCCCGGTTGGTTGCGCTCACGACACTCGCGCCGGCGTTCGCCCCGCTGGCCGCCGTGCGCAGGGTGCCCGCGAAGGACATCCACGCCTGGGCGGCCTCGTACAGCAGCTCCTCGTCGGCCTCTGGCCAGGTGAAGCCCACCCAGTTGAGGGCCTCGGCGAGCTCAGCTGGCAGCTGTAGGCCCACCGGGCAGCCCCAGTCTCGTGAACAGGGCCGCGTTGTCGAGGTCGCTGCGCTCATGGGCGTCGGCGGCGGCGCCAAGCCTGTCGGCCACGCTCAGGAGCTGGTCGGCCATCGAGGCGTAGACGTCGAGAGCGTGTTGCAGCACCTCGGTGTAGGCCGCTCCGAAGACCGTCCCGGCCTCGTCGCCACCCCAGGGACTGGCCGAACCGGTGACGGTGCCCTGCAACCGCTGCACCTCGGCGCCGAGCCGCTCACCGCTGGCCTCGATGCTCCGCGCCGCCGAGTGCAGCGCGGTGACGTCGACCTCCAGGGCGTCGGTCATCCGGTCACCGCTTGTCGAATCGGCGGGTCAACGCGTCCAGGTCGCCGATCATCCCGTCCAGCCCACGCCAAGCCTCTGCCGCGACCGCCTCCAACTGCCGATGCGTCGCTGCCTGGTCGATGTCGCCGCCGAGCATCTCCTGGCGCTGTCGCAGCTCATCATCCTGTGCGGTGCGCACCGCCTCGATCACGTGGTCGGCGATGGCCCCGGTGCCGCGCCGCAGCAGGCGGGGGTCGATCTCCAGCGACTCCAGCCGGCCATAGCCGACCACCACGGCCTCGACCAGCCCGTCGGCGGCGGTGCCGCGCCCGCGCAGCTCGCCCTCGCCGGTTGGCACAACTGGTGGCGACGTCGACTCCGTCAGTGCCGACGGACCGGCGGCCTGGCCCAACAGGCGCATTGCCGCTTCCAGCGAACGCCCGACAGCTGTGTGATCTGCATGCTCTGGACCTGCCACTCGCACCGCCCGGCCGCCGACTCGACACTGACTCAGCCGACCTTACCGATCGGCCGGCCGTTTGACGGACCCGCTGCCCGGTCCCTCCACCTTGGACACCGATGGCTCGGTGTGCCCAAGGTGGAGGTCGACCGTGGCTGTCGAGGTCAGCTGGTCGGTGCGGGCTCCAGGCCGGGGATCTCCTCGGAGATCCAGATCGGCTGCCAGTTCGGCACCTCGTGGAAGCGGCGCAGCTCGAACAGCCCGGCAACCGAGCCACTCCAGGCCCCGTACGGCGGGTTGGCCTCGTCGAAGCCACTCTGCACGAAGGTCAGCGTCGTCCGGCCACCGGACTCGGCCAGCTCCCAGCTCGTCACGCCGGTCGGCCCCCAGTCGATGGACATCCGTCGACCGGGCTCCAGGTCGACGACCTTGGCCGCGTAACCGGTCTCGAAGCCGCCCATGGCGTACCGGCCGCCGACCCAGGGCTCGATGCCGATCGGGTAGCCGAACCATGCGCTGGCCTGCTCGGAGTCGGTAAGCGACTCCCACACCTTGTCGGCGGGGGCGGCGATGACCAGCTCACCGCGCAGGTCGGCGGAGGTGAAGTCGGTGCGGGGCAGCAGTGGCTTGCCCTCCACGTGGGCGGCCAGGTTGGCGATGGACAGCGCCCAGAACGTCTGGAGCACACCCCGGATGCTGGAGCCGCTCATCGCCTCGGCGAAGTCGAAGTGGCTCTGGGTCAGCATCAGCACGGTGCTGTCGGTGCCCTCGGCGGTCAACTGAAACTCGGTGGTGGTCTCCACCCCGTCGAGCAGCCAGCCGAAGCGCAGCGTGTCGTCATCGGCGTGCAGCAGCCGCTGGTGCGGGGCGTCGCCCTCGGGCGTGTAGCGGCCCCAGAACTCGTACCGCTGGGGCAGCTCGACCTCGGCGTGCTCGGCCAGCCAGAGACGCAGCTCGGCCGGGTCGGTCAGGGCCTGGCGGACGCGCCCGACGGGCGCGGAGAGACGGGCCTGGACCTTCATCGGCTCACTCATTGTCGTTCCCTTTCGGATAGCAGGCGACGGCCAGCTTGAAGGCATCGCCTTCGCTGCCGCCGTAGCGGGTGAACAACTCCTGAAGTGCGGTTTGCAGGTCGTGCAGGAACTGCTGGCGCTGCTCGGCCGGCACCCGGATCTCGCCGGAGACCCCGATCGAGGGCAGCTCGGGTGCCGCCCGGTCCAGGCCGGCGATGTCGGCCTGCACCTCCTCCATCAGGTCGAGCAGGTAGCCCAGGCTCAGCTCGTCGCGGGCCCGGCGCAGGCCGATCCGGCCGACGAGCCGCGGGGAGAGCCAGTAGGAGCGGGCGGCGGCCTGGTAGATGCCTTCGGTGATGCCGCGGACCTTGCGTTCGTTGACCAGCTCGACGAGGCCGGCCGCGACGAGCTGCTTGACGTGGTAGTAGACGCGCTGTGGCGTCTGGTCGAGTCGGGCCGCGACCTCGGTGCAGGTGCGCGGCTCGGCCAGTTGCCGCAGCACCTCGACGCGCTGCGGCTTGAGCAGGACTTCGGCCTGCTCGATCTGCTCCAGGTACAGGACGTCTCTCATGGCAAAATCAGTTTGTACGTACAAAACTTCTTTGTCAATCACTTCGCGAGAAGCCGCGCCGACTTTCTCGGCGCGGCTTCAGGCAACGGTCAGCAGGTGGTCAGGGCAACCAGTCCGGTCGCAGCGGGTAGCCGCTCACGCCGTTCGGGCCGTTGTGGGTGGCCAGCACCTGGTGCAGCTGGATGCCGTTGCGTTCGAACGCCATCCGCGACCCGGCCATGTAGAGCCCCCACACCCGGGCGGTGCCCGCGCCGACCTCCGAGACGCAGAAATCCCAGTGCTCGACCAGGTTGCGACACCACGCGGCCAGCGTCAGCGCGTAGTGCTGGCGCAGGTTCTCCTCGTGGTGCACCTCGAACCCGGCGTCGTGCACCTCGCTGATCAACCGGCCCGGACCGGCCAGCTCACCGTCCGGAAAGACGTACCTGTCGATGAACGCGCCGGAGCGGTGCGGCGCCCGGTTGTCCGCGCGGGTGATGCAGTGGTTGAGCAGACGCCCGCCCTGCCGCAGCCGACTGCGCAGCGCCCCGAAGTACATCGGGTAGTTACGCACCCCGATGTGCTCGGTCAACCCGATCGAGGAGATGGCGTCGAACTGCTCGGCCGGCGCGTCCCGGTAGTCCAGATATCGCACCTCCGCCAGCTCGGTCAACCCCTCCCGCTCGATCGCGGCCTGCGCCCACTGCGCCTGCGCCTTCGACAGGGTCACACCGAGCGCCTTGACGCCGTACTCGCGCGCGGCGTGGCGCACCATGCCACCCCAGCCGCACCCGACATCCAGCAGCCGCATCCCCTTCTTGAGCGCCAGCTTGCCGGCGACCAGGTCGTACTTCGCCGCCTGGGCCTGCTCCAGCGTGTCGTCCGGAGACCGGAAAACCGCGCAGGTGTACGTCATCGACGGGCCGAGCACCTTCTCGTAGAAGGCGTTGGAGACGTCGTAGTGGTGCGAGATGGCAGTGCTGTCCCGTACCCGCGAGTGCCGCAGGCCGTTCACCACCCGCTTCCAGCGGGGCTGCGCCTCCTGCGGCGGCGCCGGCGGCGGCATCAGCCGCTCCCAGCCCAGCCCACGGACCAGCGCCAGCCCCTCAGCCAGCGACGGTGGACGCAACCGCAGCTCATCCTTGAGCACCCGCAACGCCTCGTACGGGTCACCCGGGTGCACGCCCTGCAACGCCAGGTCACCACTGACGTACGCCCGGGCCATGCCCAGGTCGCCGGGTGCGGTGAGCAGGTACGACAGCCCCCGCTCGGATTGGATCGCCAGGGTGATGCCGGCGTCGGACGGGCCGACGGCGCTGCCGTCGTACCCGGTGATCCGCACCGGCAACGGCCCCGTGGTGACCGCGCGGACGACATCCGCGACGGTCGGACCCGTGTGCCGGCCCCCCGCCGGCGGGGTGGCGGGGACGCTCGCCGCCCCCTGATCTCTGTCGGTCAGGCTCATGCTCGTGCTACCGCCTTTTCGTACAGTCCCGTCAGCCGGTGGTCCGGGTCGTAGCGGTCTTTCACCGCGCGCCACGTGTCGCCGCCGTAGAGGCGATCGAAGGCGTCCCGGTCGTAGTACGCGTCGGAGTAGAGCGACTTGTGGCCGCCCGACTCCGACACCCTGCGTTCGATCGTGCGGTTGACGTCGCCGTCGGCGGCGCCCGGCGCGATCGGCACGCTCCCCCAGAACCCAATGTTGACGTAGTCCTGCCCCGGCCGGAGCGGATACAGCGGCCAGGACCGCGCCGAACCGGGCCCCGCCGGCTCACGCAGTCGCAACGGGCACAGCCACACCGGGTTCATCCCCACCGCGCCGGCGAACCAGCGCAGGAAGTCAGCCGTCCGGTCCAGCGGGATCTCCACGTCCTGCACGACCCGCTCCCGGGCCGGTTGCCCGCGCAGCCGGTCGATCCGGGCCGCCACCTGGTGGCGGTGCTCAAGGCGGACCAGTCGGTGGTAGAAGTCGCTGCGTCGGTAACGCGCCGGCCAGAGCCTGCGCACGACCGGGTGCTGCGCGCCGAACGCCGACGAGCACCAGAACCAGTCGGTGTCCCAGCGCCACAGATAGTCGTACGCGGTGAGCACGTCGCGGGTGCGCTGGCGCAGCGACCGGTAGTAGATCGCCTGACCGGTGTAGTCGCTGGGCGGGTCGGCCACGTCGGTGAACGTGGCGAACACCAGGTACGACTCGCCGGGGCTGAACATCACCCCGTCCATCGCGTCCACCGGCTCGCCGGCCCAGGATCGGGTCGCGCTCACCTCCGCGATCGCGTCGGTCAGCGCCTCCAGTTGGGTGAACCGGACGTTGCGCAACGCCACGTACCGGCCGACCGGTTGCAGCTCGATGCGCAGCCGGGTGGCGTAGCCGAGGCTGCCCAGCGAGTTGGGGAACGCGGTGAACAGGTCGGCGTGCTCGCCGTCGGGTCGGGCGGTGACGATCTCGCCGGAGCCGGTGAGGATGTCCATCTCCAGCACCGACTCGTGCGGCAGGCCGTTGCGGAACGAGGTCGACTCGATCCCGAGGCCGGTGACCGCGCCGCCCAGTGTGATGGTGCGCAACTGCGGCACCACCAACGGCATCAACCCGTGCGGCAGCGTCGCGTCGACCAGGTCCTCGTAGGTGCACATGCCCTGCACGTCGGCGGTGCGGCCGGCCGGGTCGACCGACAGCACGCCGTTCAGGCCACTCACGTCGAGCCCCGGAGTCCGTGGAGCGGACCGGGGGCGGAACAGGTTGGAGGTG belongs to Micromonospora ureilytica and includes:
- a CDS encoding class I SAM-dependent methyltransferase, with translation MSLTDRDQGAASVPATPPAGGRHTGPTVADVVRAVTTGPLPVRITGYDGSAVGPSDAGITLAIQSERGLSYLLTAPGDLGMARAYVSGDLALQGVHPGDPYEALRVLKDELRLRPPSLAEGLALVRGLGWERLMPPPAPPQEAQPRWKRVVNGLRHSRVRDSTAISHHYDVSNAFYEKVLGPSMTYTCAVFRSPDDTLEQAQAAKYDLVAGKLALKKGMRLLDVGCGWGGMVRHAAREYGVKALGVTLSKAQAQWAQAAIEREGLTELAEVRYLDYRDAPAEQFDAISSIGLTEHIGVRNYPMYFGALRSRLRQGGRLLNHCITRADNRAPHRSGAFIDRYVFPDGELAGPGRLISEVHDAGFEVHHEENLRQHYALTLAAWCRNLVEHWDFCVSEVGAGTARVWGLYMAGSRMAFERNGIQLHQVLATHNGPNGVSGYPLRPDWLP
- a CDS encoding putative bifunctional diguanylate cyclase/phosphodiesterase, which codes for MSRQDGKQAAGALNPVGAFVAAAVILLEACWLVAGLPGAALVSDIGAMLVAGWATLACVGVARRHPAPLRRFWTLLALTMALAAIGRAIWTAQRLVGGDLPHTPVVGVVFTAGILTGTAALLSSPSAPRTAVGRARTLLDGVIVALALVPIGWVLVFRGVAAAELADPARTLGLLFPMFDLMQLTILVAVSGPARPMWRPMSILAASLTLRVVADVVYVSLVARADYAAGHPIDLCWPLSYLLIGLATRNPPPPDCDATDDTAESPLPPWWRVALPYLPVGGAIIAVVLARRPTGQTPQLVFVTMMVLLAALAVRQGLAANENLRLVVRLRRLAYGDQLTGLPNRLLFNRRLRVALRDGRPVAVLLLDLDGFKQVNDRFGHATGDTLLTGLAARMHAAVDGDGTIARLGGDEFAVLVDGERPVSPERLAERLLDALRPSDDEEDVGVHPSASIGIAEYGPQHASHSDLLRDADIAMYAAKAAGKSAYRTCTPVLRESAVSRAELIADLRRAVDEDQLHLEFQPIVDLATGAVRSAEALVRWRHPRLGMLPPSKFLPLAEETGLILPIDRWVIHEACRAAATWRGRAPEATVAVNIAAAHLRRPDLIATVTAATSAAGLAPRALTLELTESALIEGTEAVLERLHQLRELGIKIAIDDFGTGYSSLSYLHRIPATELKIDRSFVARLGTDDRAYATVEMVTRLAGAFDLAVVAEGVETERQHEAVTAIGCPRGQGYLYGRPDAPAMVGQNRS
- a CDS encoding zinc-ribbon domain-containing protein — its product is MFFIFGLRTKVDRSGVVQQVCRHCGNQAAQVITRRSTKFTLFFIPLIPIRTRYAQQCTFCAAEYEISKSDAERLPVG
- a CDS encoding WXG100-like domain-containing protein; translation: MGLQLPAELAEALNWVGFTWPEADEELLYEAAQAWMSFAGTLRTAASGANAGASVVSATNRGRDVAAFEAMWRGEEGPTSRIEDGAEAAELIAAALLVMAVITLTQKVLTIVQLTILVVQVAMALAAAAPTLGGSLAQIPIAIGVARVAIRRIIKEVVQRVVNDIIPRLLRRAKTLLRRFNRKGPDRRPGRPGVPGPLQEVRYQGRPMRDDYRYETAGDHPGNPFRPKSVRRLSEAEREAHRVYVDSDGIVRQAKDGQPFDTRAASTHWTQDGGRAIFVMDERGNIYASNYQEVGAFHHSTLGNGQPVAAAGEIAVVDGRVQYVTSASGHYRPDPQQMRQVTDELSRNGVNDIPLFGFDGRTRLN
- a CDS encoding SRPBCC family protein is translated as MSEPMKVQARLSAPVGRVRQALTDPAELRLWLAEHAEVELPQRYEFWGRYTPEGDAPHQRLLHADDDTLRFGWLLDGVETTTEFQLTAEGTDSTVLMLTQSHFDFAEAMSGSSIRGVLQTFWALSIANLAAHVEGKPLLPRTDFTSADLRGELVIAAPADKVWESLTDSEQASAWFGYPIGIEPWVGGRYAMGGFETGYAAKVVDLEPGRRMSIDWGPTGVTSWELAESGGRTTLTFVQSGFDEANPPYGAWSGSVAGLFELRRFHEVPNWQPIWISEEIPGLEPAPTS
- a CDS encoding FAD-binding oxidoreductase; translated protein: MRAERVDHPIDHDQAVDTLRRSYAAVPTGEPVRLAKRTSNLFRPRSAPRTPGLDVSGLNGVLSVDPAGRTADVQGMCTYEDLVDATLPHGLMPLVVPQLRTITLGGAVTGLGIESTSFRNGLPHESVLEMDILTGSGEIVTARPDGEHADLFTAFPNSLGSLGYATRLRIELQPVGRYVALRNVRFTQLEALTDAIAEVSATRSWAGEPVDAMDGVMFSPGESYLVFATFTDVADPPSDYTGQAIYYRSLRQRTRDVLTAYDYLWRWDTDWFWCSSAFGAQHPVVRRLWPARYRRSDFYHRLVRLEHRHQVAARIDRLRGQPARERVVQDVEIPLDRTADFLRWFAGAVGMNPVWLCPLRLREPAGPGSARSWPLYPLRPGQDYVNIGFWGSVPIAPGAADGDVNRTIERRVSESGGHKSLYSDAYYDRDAFDRLYGGDTWRAVKDRYDPDHRLTGLYEKAVARA
- a CDS encoding MerR family transcriptional regulator is translated as MAYTVGQVAKVAGVTVRTLHHYDEIGLLSPSGRTSAGYRRYDDADLQRLQLVLYYRELGFPLEEITAIIDDPAADPAAHLRRQHELLTARLRRLQEMVTAIEFAMEASKMNIQLTPEERFEVFGDFSPEAHEAEAEQRWGDTDAYRESNRRASRYSKDDWLRIKAENEDWGRRIVAVLASGAPADGPEAMDLAEEHRQLISRWFYECSYEMQTGLADMYLADERFTAYYENIAPGLAAYLHEAIHANAISRA
- a CDS encoding winged helix-turn-helix domain-containing protein translates to MRDVLYLEQIEQAEVLLKPQRVEVLRQLAEPRTCTEVAARLDQTPQRVYYHVKQLVAAGLVELVNERKVRGITEGIYQAAARSYWLSPRLVGRIGLRRARDELSLGYLLDLMEEVQADIAGLDRAAPELPSIGVSGEIRVPAEQRQQFLHDLQTALQELFTRYGGSEGDAFKLAVACYPKGNDNE
- a CDS encoding YbaB/EbfC family nucleoid-associated protein — translated: MRLLGQAAGPSALTESTSPPVVPTGEGELRGRGTAADGLVEAVVVGYGRLESLEIDPRLLRRGTGAIADHVIEAVRTAQDDELRQRQEMLGGDIDQAATHRQLEAVAAEAWRGLDGMIGDLDALTRRFDKR
- a CDS encoding WXG100 family type VII secretion target, giving the protein MTDALEVDVTALHSAARSIEASGERLGAEVQRLQGTVTGSASPWGGDEAGTVFGAAYTEVLQHALDVYASMADQLLSVADRLGAAADAHERSDLDNAALFTRLGLPGGPTAAS
- a CDS encoding helix-turn-helix domain-containing protein, coding for MSGHVRWTDIRAEYVQRAGGEAAVEAGKEELLAQVVGHRLAEVRRSRGFTQQQIAERMGVTKGRVSQIEQGRISGQDVVARYAAALGGRLHQAIYFDDGDIAAIA